From a single Nocardioides panacis genomic region:
- a CDS encoding GDSL-type esterase/lipase family protein, with translation MLSASAVLLTRPTATGPGARTGPSVTTATPSPTATPSPTAPSPSSARMLYLVGDSITVGLGIAPELRPRDAWPARARNLICGYGCTQTRAVGHTGQCLAKPRCYYPQTLLDTFGPEVLDAQPAPSEVVVEIGVNDLAHLSDAGYQAGYRELVARGAARGIPVYVATIPPTNTNWPWHSAIQAQRLRINDWIRRQWPTTHVEFARSLEGTDQALDPRYDSGDGIHPNAFGAMRMADATVGLGL, from the coding sequence GTGCTGAGTGCCTCGGCCGTCCTCCTCACCAGGCCCACCGCGACCGGTCCGGGCGCCAGGACCGGCCCGAGCGTCACGACCGCCACCCCCAGCCCGACCGCCACCCCCAGCCCGACCGCCCCGAGCCCCTCGTCGGCTCGGATGCTCTACCTGGTCGGTGACTCGATCACGGTCGGGCTCGGGATAGCCCCGGAGCTCCGGCCGCGCGACGCCTGGCCCGCACGTGCCCGGAACCTGATCTGCGGCTACGGCTGCACCCAGACCCGGGCCGTCGGACACACCGGCCAGTGCCTCGCGAAACCGCGCTGCTACTACCCGCAGACCCTGCTGGACACCTTCGGGCCCGAGGTGCTCGACGCCCAGCCCGCACCGAGCGAGGTGGTCGTCGAGATCGGCGTGAACGACCTGGCGCACCTCTCCGACGCCGGGTACCAGGCCGGCTACCGCGAGCTGGTCGCCCGGGGCGCCGCCCGCGGGATCCCGGTGTACGTCGCGACGATCCCCCCGACGAACACGAACTGGCCGTGGCACTCCGCCATCCAGGCCCAGCGGCTCCGGATCAACGACTGGATCCGCAGGCAGTGGCCGACCACGCACGTCGAGTTCGCCCGGAGCCTCGAGGGCACGGACCAGGCCCTGGACCCGCGGTACGACTCCGGTGACGGGATCCACCCGAACGCGTTCGGTGCCATGCGCATGGCGGACGCCACCGTGGGGCTGGGGCTCTAG
- a CDS encoding GNAT family N-acetyltransferase: MTADAGFGTDRLVLRSWSLADGPAFFDLYRRWEVARWLGAAPQALLSLDEAEARITRWAERNLESEVEGRWAVQRREDRRVLGTVLLVPLPDGAGEFEVGWHFHPDAWGHGYATEAARGALRWGFDRGLDEVHAVVRPDNAPSLAVCDRLAMTPLGRTSRYYDTELELFRTREAPRAPADPTVPR, from the coding sequence TTGACCGCTGACGCCGGCTTCGGCACCGACCGTCTGGTGCTGCGCAGCTGGTCGCTGGCCGACGGCCCGGCGTTCTTCGACCTCTACCGTCGGTGGGAGGTGGCCCGCTGGCTGGGCGCCGCCCCGCAGGCGCTGCTCTCCCTCGACGAGGCGGAGGCCCGGATCACCCGCTGGGCCGAGCGGAACCTGGAGAGCGAGGTGGAGGGCCGCTGGGCGGTCCAGCGCCGCGAGGACAGGCGGGTGCTCGGCACGGTGCTCCTGGTCCCGCTGCCCGACGGCGCCGGCGAGTTCGAGGTCGGCTGGCACTTCCACCCCGACGCCTGGGGCCACGGCTACGCCACCGAGGCGGCCCGCGGCGCGCTCCGCTGGGGCTTCGACCGCGGCCTGGACGAGGTGCACGCAGTCGTGCGCCCGGACAACGCGCCCTCCCTCGCGGTCTGCGACCGCCTCGCGATGACCCCGCTGGGCCGCACCTCCCGCTACTACGACACCGAGCTCGAGCTGTTCCGGACCCGCGAGGCCCCCCGGGCACCGGCCGACCCGACCGTGCCCCGATAG
- a CDS encoding malonic semialdehyde reductase has translation MTSLTLSPEAQDLLFREARTANAFTDEPVTDEQVAAIYDLVKYAPTAMNTQPLRVLLVRDGEPRERLLKHMADGNRDKTAGAPLVAVLAADTDFHDHLARTFPHFPGARDVFADDAAREQAATFNATLQIGYFLLGVRAAGLAAGPMGGFDAAGIDEEFFAGRNLKSLLVVNIGRPAENAWFDRLPRLDHDEVILEA, from the coding sequence ATGACTTCCTTGACGCTGTCCCCCGAGGCCCAGGACCTGCTCTTCCGCGAGGCCCGCACCGCGAACGCCTTCACCGACGAGCCGGTCACCGACGAGCAGGTCGCGGCGATCTACGACCTCGTGAAGTACGCCCCCACCGCGATGAACACCCAGCCGCTGCGCGTGCTGCTGGTCCGGGACGGCGAGCCGCGCGAGCGGCTGCTCAAGCACATGGCCGACGGCAACCGCGACAAGACCGCCGGTGCGCCCCTGGTGGCCGTGCTGGCCGCCGACACCGACTTCCACGACCACCTCGCCCGGACCTTCCCGCACTTCCCGGGTGCCCGCGACGTGTTCGCCGACGACGCCGCGCGCGAGCAGGCGGCGACGTTCAACGCCACGCTGCAGATCGGCTACTTCCTGCTGGGCGTCCGCGCCGCGGGTCTCGCCGCCGGACCGATGGGGGGCTTCGACGCCGCCGGCATCGACGAGGAGTTCTTCGCCGGCCGCAACCTCAAGTCGCTGCTGGTGGTCAACATCGGTCGCCCCGCCGAGAACGCCTGGTTCGACCGGCTCCCCCGCCTCGACCACGACGAGGTCATCCTCGAGGCATGA
- a CDS encoding alkaline phosphatase D family protein, with protein sequence MSTPPLVLGPLVRYVDETSTSLWVQTRDAALVTVRADDRSWDARTFRVHGHHYALVEIEGLAPGTIAPYTVELDGQQVWPPAEGEEGSDFPPSVLTTLKPNKPLRMAFGSCRTSVGHDEAGNTTHGVDALRSLALRMATDRDARWPDLVLFLGDQVYADETTEEMQRFIESRRDIEQPPGKELKDYEEYSHLYELAWSDPLNRWLLSTLPSSMIFDDHDVRDDWNTSYAWKQEIEKTSWWHERIVSGLVSYWVHQHLGNLSPEERAADDIWQEVLRHQSAGDELDLTERLRDLAERVDQKPETYRWSYSREISGNRLVVIDSRAARVLEPDRRDLLDDAEMAWLDEQMRGDVKHLFIGTSLPFLLPPGLHYLEAWSEAVGNGAWGKRSAALGEKLRQAVDLEHWGAFQKAFQRVAQMAVEVADGRRGAAPQTVTFLSGDVHHSYLSEVQREHPPGSSRIIQAVCSPIRNPLPRKMRFATAVLAYAVAGPIGKVVARSAKVPDAPFSWKNLAGPWFDNSIAIVEDRADGLDVRWHTGTVVGGDHLHPRLDTVADVLVEPR encoded by the coding sequence GTGAGCACACCTCCCCTGGTCCTCGGCCCGCTCGTCCGGTATGTCGACGAGACGTCGACCTCGCTGTGGGTGCAGACCCGTGACGCCGCGCTGGTGACCGTCCGGGCCGACGACCGTTCCTGGGACGCCCGGACGTTCCGCGTGCACGGCCACCACTACGCCCTCGTCGAGATCGAGGGCCTCGCCCCGGGCACCATCGCGCCGTACACCGTCGAGCTCGACGGGCAGCAGGTGTGGCCGCCGGCCGAGGGGGAGGAGGGCAGCGACTTCCCGCCGAGCGTGCTGACCACGCTCAAGCCGAACAAGCCGCTCCGGATGGCCTTCGGGTCGTGCCGCACCAGCGTCGGGCACGACGAGGCCGGCAACACCACGCACGGCGTCGACGCGCTGCGCAGCCTCGCGCTGAGGATGGCGACCGACCGGGACGCCCGCTGGCCGGACCTGGTGCTGTTCCTCGGCGACCAGGTCTACGCCGACGAGACCACCGAGGAGATGCAGCGGTTCATCGAGTCCCGCCGCGACATCGAGCAGCCGCCCGGCAAGGAGCTCAAGGACTACGAGGAGTACTCCCACCTCTACGAGCTGGCCTGGAGCGACCCGCTGAACCGGTGGCTGCTCTCCACGCTGCCGAGCTCGATGATCTTCGACGACCACGACGTCCGCGACGACTGGAACACCTCCTACGCCTGGAAGCAGGAGATCGAGAAGACCTCCTGGTGGCACGAGCGGATCGTGTCCGGGCTGGTGTCCTACTGGGTGCACCAGCACCTCGGGAACCTCTCCCCGGAGGAGCGCGCCGCCGACGACATCTGGCAGGAGGTGCTGCGGCACCAGTCCGCCGGCGACGAGCTCGACCTCACCGAGCGGCTCCGCGACCTCGCCGAGCGGGTCGACCAGAAGCCCGAGACCTACCGGTGGAGCTACTCCCGCGAGATCTCCGGGAACCGGCTGGTGGTGATCGACTCCCGGGCCGCCCGGGTGCTCGAGCCGGACCGCCGCGACCTGCTCGACGACGCCGAGATGGCCTGGCTCGACGAGCAGATGCGCGGCGACGTGAAGCACCTGTTCATCGGTACATCGCTGCCGTTCCTGCTGCCGCCCGGCCTGCACTACCTCGAGGCCTGGAGCGAGGCGGTCGGCAACGGGGCGTGGGGCAAGCGGTCCGCGGCGCTCGGCGAGAAGCTCCGCCAGGCCGTCGACCTCGAGCACTGGGGCGCGTTCCAGAAGGCGTTCCAGCGGGTCGCGCAGATGGCCGTCGAGGTGGCGGACGGCCGGCGCGGCGCGGCCCCGCAGACGGTGACGTTCCTGTCCGGGGACGTGCACCACTCCTACCTCTCGGAGGTGCAGCGCGAGCACCCGCCCGGCAGCAGCAGGATCATCCAGGCGGTCTGCTCGCCGATCCGCAACCCGCTGCCGCGGAAGATGCGCTTCGCCACCGCGGTCCTGGCCTACGCCGTGGCCGGTCCGATCGGCAAGGTGGTCGCCCGGTCCGCGAAGGTGCCGGATGCGCCGTTCTCGTGGAAGAACCTGGCGGGTCCGTGGTTCGACAACTCGATCGCGATCGTCGAGGACCGCGCGGACGGCCTCGACGTGCGCTGGCACACCGGCACCGTCGTCGGCGGCGACCACCTGCACCCGCGCCTGGACACCGTCGCCGACGTCCTGGTCGAGCCCCGCTGA
- a CDS encoding ATP-binding protein, with protein MSVLVLEPEPRSVRRARVWVIEALSAIGRSDLGDAAELGVSELVTNAILHADPPITVRVGGTVAHPRVEVHDTSPAPPRIRDMNDDDRLLATVGRGLGIVATYSTSWGAEVTPRGKVVWFEPAGEDVGEGPAPVGEVFDLGGYVEQRLAGAGEPAERLAVHLLSMPVQVFAHYRGWYEELRRELRLLALNHGRVYPLASELSALTLQVEQERRQAVGLDRLDAAIAAGEQRVDLVYRVPVTAGETMGRLRELLEEADVFCREQRLLTLEPTAQQLALRTWYLGEFTRQAAGEQPVPWSGSLSVEADPR; from the coding sequence GTGAGCGTGCTGGTGCTCGAGCCCGAGCCGCGCTCGGTCCGCCGGGCGCGCGTCTGGGTGATCGAGGCGCTGTCCGCGATCGGCCGCTCCGACCTCGGGGACGCCGCCGAGCTCGGCGTCTCCGAGCTGGTCACCAACGCGATCCTGCACGCCGACCCGCCGATCACGGTCCGCGTCGGCGGCACCGTCGCGCACCCGCGCGTGGAGGTGCACGACACCTCGCCTGCACCGCCGCGGATCCGCGACATGAACGACGACGACCGGCTGCTCGCGACGGTCGGGCGCGGCCTGGGCATCGTGGCGACGTACTCCACGAGCTGGGGCGCCGAGGTGACCCCGCGGGGCAAGGTCGTCTGGTTCGAGCCGGCCGGCGAGGACGTCGGGGAGGGCCCGGCGCCCGTCGGGGAGGTCTTCGACCTGGGCGGCTACGTCGAGCAGCGGCTGGCCGGGGCCGGCGAGCCCGCCGAGCGGCTCGCGGTGCACCTGCTCTCGATGCCGGTGCAGGTCTTCGCGCACTACCGCGGCTGGTACGAGGAGCTGCGCCGCGAGCTGCGGCTGCTGGCGCTCAACCACGGCCGGGTCTACCCGCTCGCGAGCGAGCTGTCCGCGCTGACCCTGCAGGTCGAGCAGGAGCGCCGGCAGGCGGTCGGCTTGGACCGTCTCGACGCGGCCATCGCCGCCGGCGAGCAGCGCGTGGACCTGGTGTACCGCGTCCCGGTCACCGCCGGCGAGACGATGGGGCGGCTGCGCGAGCTGCTCGAGGAGGCCGACGTCTTCTGCCGCGAGCAGCGGCTGCTCACCCTCGAGCCGACCGCCCAGCAGCTGGCGCTGCGGACCTGGTACCTCGGCGAGTTCACCCGCCAGGCCGCCGGCGAGCAGCCGGTGCCCTGGTCCGGATCCCTGAGCGTCGAGGCCGACCCGCGGTGA
- a CDS encoding SDR family oxidoreductase, with the protein MKDVSGSIDLDFGLTGSVAVITGGASGIGASIARTFAAKGALVAVLDLDGSAAAAVASELGDGSLGVACDVTVESSVTAAVEQVMERFGRIDVLVNSAGVAILGPAEELSVTAFDTTLAVNLRGTFLVCQAVGRHMLRAGRGKIVNLASQAATVALDQHAAYCASKFAVVGLSKVLASEWAGRGVTVNTLSPTVVMTDLGRKAWAGPKGDALKSQIPTGRFAEPEEIAASALFLASNASDMINGADLLVDGGYTIR; encoded by the coding sequence ATGAAGGACGTGTCAGGCAGCATCGATCTCGACTTCGGGCTCACGGGCTCGGTGGCGGTGATCACCGGAGGGGCATCGGGCATCGGAGCGTCGATCGCTCGCACCTTCGCCGCCAAGGGGGCGCTCGTCGCCGTCCTGGACCTGGACGGATCGGCTGCCGCCGCCGTGGCGAGCGAGCTGGGGGACGGAAGCCTCGGCGTCGCCTGCGACGTCACGGTGGAGTCCTCCGTGACGGCCGCGGTGGAGCAGGTGATGGAGAGGTTCGGCCGGATCGACGTCCTGGTCAACAGCGCCGGGGTCGCGATCCTCGGGCCCGCGGAGGAGCTGTCCGTGACCGCGTTCGACACCACCTTGGCGGTCAACCTGCGCGGTACCTTCCTGGTCTGCCAGGCCGTGGGCCGTCACATGCTCCGCGCCGGCCGCGGCAAGATCGTGAACCTGGCCTCCCAGGCGGCCACGGTCGCCCTGGACCAGCACGCGGCGTACTGCGCCTCGAAGTTCGCGGTCGTGGGGCTCTCGAAGGTGCTCGCCTCGGAGTGGGCCGGGCGCGGTGTCACGGTCAACACGCTCTCGCCGACCGTCGTGATGACCGATCTGGGACGCAAGGCGTGGGCCGGCCCGAAGGGCGATGCCCTCAAGAGCCAGATCCCCACGGGCCGGTTCGCGGAGCCCGAGGAGATCGCGGCCTCCGCGCTGTTCCTGGCGTCCAACGCCTCCGACATGATCAACGGCGCCGACCTGCTGGTGGACGGCGGCTACACCATCCGCTGA
- a CDS encoding metallopeptidase family protein, whose amino-acid sequence MIDMSRARFEELVTDAMDTVPAELAALVDNCVVLVEDDPPAGDPDLLGVYDGTPLTERGQGYTMALPDRITIFRAPTLAMCESEEQVVDEVRITVVHEIAHHFGIDDDRLHDLGYA is encoded by the coding sequence GTGATCGACATGTCCCGCGCCCGCTTCGAGGAGCTGGTGACCGACGCGATGGACACCGTGCCGGCCGAGCTGGCGGCGCTGGTGGACAACTGCGTGGTGCTCGTCGAGGACGACCCGCCGGCCGGCGACCCGGACCTGCTGGGGGTGTACGACGGCACGCCGCTGACCGAGCGCGGGCAGGGCTACACGATGGCGCTGCCGGACCGGATCACGATCTTCCGCGCCCCCACGCTGGCGATGTGCGAGAGCGAGGAGCAGGTCGTCGACGAGGTCCGGATCACCGTCGTGCACGAGATCGCGCACCACTTCGGCATCGACGACGACCGGCTGCACGACCTCGGCTACGCCTGA
- a CDS encoding FluC/FEX family fluoride channel, with the protein MTPRSALRPSLVGAVAVGGAIGAVLRYALTLAFPDPSDGFPWTIFAINVVGCAVLATLPAIPVLRLHPVLPPLLGPGVLGGFTTLSTFAEQARALVAGGHVVTATAYVVGSVAVGLVAVALADRLSSVVARVEFLGEEGDQ; encoded by the coding sequence GTGACCCCCCGGTCCGCCCTGCGACCGTCCCTGGTGGGCGCCGTCGCCGTGGGCGGCGCGATCGGCGCGGTGCTGCGCTACGCCCTGACGCTGGCCTTCCCGGACCCGTCCGACGGGTTCCCGTGGACGATCTTCGCGATCAACGTGGTCGGCTGCGCGGTCCTCGCGACGCTGCCGGCGATCCCCGTGCTCCGGCTGCACCCCGTCCTGCCCCCGCTGCTCGGCCCGGGGGTGCTGGGCGGGTTCACCACGCTGTCCACGTTCGCCGAGCAGGCCCGGGCCCTGGTCGCGGGGGGCCACGTGGTCACGGCCACCGCCTACGTCGTCGGCAGCGTGGCGGTCGGCCTGGTCGCCGTCGCCCTCGCGGACCGGCTCAGCTCGGTGGTGGCCCGGGTGGAGTTCCTGGGCGAGGAGGGCGACCAGTGA
- a CDS encoding mycothione reductase, with product MSTHYDLAIIGTGSGNSIVDERFADRRVALLEKGTFGGTCLNVGCIPTKMFVYPADIALSAAQGGSLGVETRFDGVRWPEVRDRIFGRIDPISIGGRRWRADSNENVTLYEGHARFVDVRTLDTGTGETITADQVVIAAGARPVVPEIEGLAGVGFHTSDTVMRLERLPARMLIIGGGFVAAEFAHVFGSFGTQVTIVNRSNGLLRAEDDDLSAAFTEVARARWDVRLETVVTKAEAYDGGVRAQLSDGSTVEVDAVLVAAGRQPNSDGLDLDRTGVEVDEDGVVVVDRHQRTGVEGIWALGDIANHFQLKHVSNLEARVVQHNLLHPDDLWESRHDVVPSAVFSNPQVASVGLTERQAGERGVRHVVAQQRYGDTAYGWAMEDTTGFAKLIADPDTGLILGAHILGAQASNLLQPLVQAMSFGQTAHDVARGQYWIHPALMEVVENLLLALPAPPG from the coding sequence GTGAGCACCCACTACGACCTGGCCATCATCGGCACCGGCTCCGGCAACTCGATCGTCGACGAGCGGTTCGCGGACCGCCGGGTCGCCCTCCTCGAGAAGGGCACGTTCGGCGGCACCTGCCTGAACGTCGGCTGCATCCCCACCAAGATGTTCGTCTACCCCGCGGACATCGCGCTGTCCGCGGCGCAGGGCGGCAGCCTCGGCGTGGAGACCCGGTTCGACGGGGTGCGCTGGCCCGAGGTGCGGGACCGGATCTTCGGCCGGATCGACCCGATCTCGATCGGCGGGCGCCGCTGGCGGGCCGACTCGAACGAGAACGTGACGCTGTACGAGGGGCACGCCCGGTTCGTCGACGTCCGCACCCTCGACACCGGCACGGGCGAGACGATCACCGCGGACCAGGTCGTCATCGCCGCGGGTGCCCGGCCCGTCGTACCGGAGATCGAGGGCCTGGCGGGGGTCGGCTTCCACACCAGCGACACCGTGATGCGGCTCGAGAGGCTGCCCGCCCGGATGCTGATCATCGGCGGCGGGTTCGTGGCCGCGGAGTTCGCGCACGTGTTCGGCTCGTTCGGCACCCAGGTGACGATCGTGAACCGGTCGAACGGGTTGCTGCGTGCCGAGGACGACGACCTCTCGGCGGCGTTCACCGAGGTCGCCCGGGCCCGCTGGGACGTCCGCCTGGAGACCGTGGTGACCAAGGCCGAGGCGTACGACGGAGGGGTCCGCGCCCAGCTCTCGGACGGCAGCACCGTCGAGGTGGACGCGGTGCTGGTCGCGGCCGGGCGGCAGCCGAACTCCGACGGCCTGGACCTGGACCGGACCGGCGTCGAGGTCGACGAGGACGGCGTCGTGGTGGTCGACCGGCACCAGCGCACCGGCGTCGAGGGCATCTGGGCGCTCGGCGACATCGCGAACCACTTCCAGCTCAAGCACGTCTCGAACCTCGAGGCCCGGGTGGTCCAGCACAACCTGCTGCACCCCGACGACCTCTGGGAGTCCCGGCACGACGTGGTGCCGAGCGCGGTGTTCTCCAACCCGCAGGTCGCCAGCGTCGGGCTCACCGAGCGGCAGGCCGGCGAGCGGGGCGTGCGGCACGTGGTCGCACAGCAGCGCTACGGCGACACCGCCTACGGCTGGGCCATGGAGGACACCACCGGCTTCGCCAAGCTGATCGCCGACCCGGACACCGGGCTGATCCTGGGCGCGCACATCCTGGGGGCCCAGGCCTCGAACCTGCTGCAACCGCTGGTGCAGGCGATGAGCTTCGGGCAGACCGCGCACGACGTCGCCCGGGGGCAGTACTGGATCCACCCGGCCCTGATGGAGGTCGTGGAGAACCTGCTCCTCGCCCTGCCCGCGCCGCCCGGCTGA
- a CDS encoding DUF1206 domain-containing protein, with protein sequence MNASTHAEQAGRRADNSEWMDRAVRVGLVSYGVVHLVLAWLTLQLVIGGGGGQASNKGAMQELAQNSIGLFFLYVAAVGFLALVAWQALEAIWGHTDEDGGKLVLKRSISGGKVVLYGYLAYSCFKTAIGASSSGGGTEGMTAQVMKLPAGQVLVGLIGVGVLVTAGFLVYRGWKEKFLSKLDTQGKTGKDGKAYVLAGKVGYIAKGVALAVIGVLFLFAAFTHDAQKSAGLDQALHKVLQQPFGGPVLVVIAIGFACYGVFCFAWARHLDR encoded by the coding sequence ATGAACGCATCGACACACGCGGAGCAAGCAGGACGTCGTGCAGACAACAGCGAGTGGATGGACCGGGCGGTCCGGGTGGGACTGGTGTCCTACGGGGTCGTGCACCTGGTCCTCGCCTGGCTGACCCTGCAGCTGGTCATCGGGGGCGGCGGGGGCCAGGCATCGAACAAGGGCGCCATGCAGGAGCTCGCCCAGAACAGCATCGGCCTGTTCTTCCTGTACGTCGCCGCGGTCGGGTTCCTGGCCCTGGTGGCGTGGCAGGCGCTGGAGGCGATCTGGGGCCACACCGACGAGGACGGCGGCAAGCTTGTCCTCAAGCGATCCATCTCCGGGGGCAAGGTGGTGCTCTACGGCTACCTCGCCTACAGCTGCTTCAAGACCGCCATCGGGGCCTCCTCGAGCGGCGGCGGCACCGAGGGCATGACCGCCCAGGTGATGAAGCTCCCCGCCGGACAGGTGCTCGTCGGCCTGATCGGCGTCGGGGTGCTCGTGACCGCCGGGTTCCTGGTCTACCGGGGCTGGAAGGAGAAGTTCCTCTCCAAGCTCGACACCCAGGGCAAGACCGGCAAGGACGGCAAGGCGTACGTGCTGGCCGGCAAGGTGGGCTACATCGCCAAGGGCGTGGCGCTCGCGGTGATCGGCGTGCTGTTCCTCTTCGCCGCGTTCACCCACGACGCGCAGAAGTCCGCCGGCCTCGACCAGGCCCTGCACAAGGTGCTCCAGCAGCCGTTCGGCGGCCCGGTCCTGGTGGTCATCGCGATCGGCTTCGCCTGCTACGGCGTCTTCTGCTTTGCCTGGGCGCGACACCTTGACCGCTGA
- a CDS encoding ion channel has translation MPRWLDFLRRTPCLVLLVVQLAGVVLYPFMEETYAGRAAFALFGLLVLALVVLTLRVTPFLTWVALLVAAPSAVLLAVSAVSGDPGLFVWSAVFEMLLYLYAALSMLAYMLRDDRVTTDELFAIPAVFTLLAWAFAYLFVVVQALDPGGFSTGGQGTRTWMELLFLSFTTLSSTGLSDITPISGHARSVVMIEQVAGVFYIAMVVTRLVALRGQRAAGRQS, from the coding sequence ATGCCGAGGTGGCTCGACTTCCTGCGACGTACGCCGTGCCTGGTCCTGCTCGTGGTCCAGCTCGCCGGCGTCGTGCTCTACCCGTTCATGGAGGAGACGTACGCCGGGCGCGCGGCGTTCGCGCTGTTCGGGCTGCTGGTCCTCGCGCTGGTGGTGCTCACCCTGCGGGTCACCCCGTTCCTGACCTGGGTCGCGCTGCTGGTCGCGGCGCCGTCGGCGGTGCTGCTGGCCGTCTCGGCGGTCAGCGGTGACCCCGGCCTGTTCGTGTGGTCCGCGGTGTTCGAGATGCTGCTCTACCTGTACGCCGCGCTGAGCATGCTGGCCTACATGCTCCGCGACGACCGGGTCACCACCGACGAGCTGTTCGCGATCCCCGCGGTGTTCACCCTGCTGGCCTGGGCCTTCGCCTACCTCTTCGTCGTGGTCCAGGCGCTCGACCCGGGCGGGTTCAGCACCGGCGGCCAGGGCACCCGGACCTGGATGGAGCTGCTGTTCCTGTCCTTCACCACGCTCTCCAGCACCGGTCTCTCGGACATCACGCCGATCTCGGGCCATGCCCGCAGCGTGGTCATGATCGAGCAGGTGGCCGGGGTGTTCTACATCGCGATGGTGGTGACCCGGCTGGTCGCGCTCCGGGGCCAGCGGGCCGCCGGGAGGCAGTCGTGA
- a CDS encoding fluoride efflux transporter FluC has translation MSWLLVAIGAAVGAPLRYVAGNLLDGRLPRGTILVNWAGSLLLGWFAGLALSGDGLALLGTGFCGGLTTFSSFAVQTHDRGARLGAVNVLLTVVPALALCAVGFWVGAAQA, from the coding sequence GTGAGCTGGCTGCTGGTGGCGATCGGGGCGGCCGTCGGCGCCCCGCTGCGGTACGTCGCGGGGAACCTGCTCGACGGCCGCCTGCCCCGCGGCACGATCCTGGTCAACTGGGCCGGCTCGCTGCTGCTGGGCTGGTTCGCCGGCCTCGCCCTGAGCGGCGACGGGCTCGCCCTGCTCGGCACCGGCTTCTGCGGAGGGCTGACGACGTTCTCCTCCTTCGCCGTGCAGACCCACGACCGCGGTGCGCGGCTGGGAGCGGTGAACGTGCTGCTGACCGTCGTACCGGCCCTGGCGCTGTGTGCCGTGGGCTTCTGGGTCGGCGCCGCTCAGGCGTAG